Proteins from a single region of Phalacrocorax carbo chromosome 25, bPhaCar2.1, whole genome shotgun sequence:
- the PLCD3 gene encoding 1-phosphatidylinositol 4,5-bisphosphate phosphodiesterase delta-3, with the protein MICGRKARPAAAEQPRSPSDGSGGPRRPGRALRKMGLTEDEDIQRMLRGSLLRKIKSRGGPRERLFCLQEDGVTVCFEGRFGRTRSQQSFSVMHIEGVREGHQSEGLRKYGAAFPERHCFTLVFKGKRKNLDLAARGEEDARHWVHGLTKLMGRLQAMSQPEKLDHWIHGVLQRADRNKDNKMCFREVKSMLRMINIDMDDVYAYKLFKECDRSGDERLEGRELEEFCRRLLRRPELEELFGRYSGEDRVLSAEELRDFLRDQGEDASLRQACAIIRAYELNEKARQQDLMMLDGFMMYLLSAAGDILNQEHTKVHQDMSQPLCHYFISSSHNTYLTRNQIGGTSSTEAYVRALMAGCRCVELDCWEGSDGEPVVYHGHTLTSKILFRDVIESIRDYAFKQSPYPVILSLENHCGLEQQATMARHMKAILGDMLLTQPLEGQDPNDLPSPEQLKGKVLVKGKKLPEPWHEPQGVTSLLDPEEEEEEEEEEEEEKLQERSRQQSLQSLQEIKPLQAKDASQVAPELSAVVVYCQAVPFPGLAHALRHPQPCEMSSFSERKARKLIKEAGPALVQYNTRQLSRIYPLGLKMNSSNYNPQEMWNAGCQLVALNFQTPGYEMDLNAGRFLGNGCCGYVLKPPCLRSPPGEGPHCLALHIRVITAQQLPKLNREKGSSIVDPFVRVEIHGIPADCSKQQTHHKLNNGFNPRWEETLSFQLRAPELALVRFVVEDYDSTSCNDFVGQFTLPLASMREGYRHIHLLSKDGASLSPATLFVHVRCKSL; encoded by the exons ATGATCTGCGGCAGGAAGGCgcgtcccgccgccgccgagcagccccgctccccgtcGGACGGCTCCGGTGGCCCCCGCCGGCCCGGCAGAGCCTTGAGGAAAATGG GCCTGACAGAGGACGAGGACATCCAGCGGATGCTGCGGGGGTCCCTGCTCCGGAAGATCAAGTCCCGGGGGGGCCCCAGGGAGCGACTCTTCTGCCTGCAGGAGGATGGGGTGACCGTCTGCTTCGAGGGGCGCTTTGGGCGCACTcgctcccagcagagct TCTCGGTGATGCACATCGAGGGGGTGCGCGAGGGACACCAGTCGGAGGGTCTACGCAAGTACGGTGCTGCCTTCCCCGAGCGGCACTGCTTCACCCTCGTCTTCAAGGGCAAGCGCAAGAACCTCGACCTGGCTGCCCGGGGCGAGGAGGATGCCCGCCACTGGGTGCACGGGCTCACCAAACTGATGGGGCGGCTGCAAGCCATGAGTCAACCAGAGAAGCTTGACCA CTGGATCCATGGGGTCCTGCAGCGAGCAGACAGGAACAAGGACAACAAGATGTGCTTCCGGGAGGTGAAGAGCATGCTGAGGATGATCAACATTGACATGGATGATGTCTATGCCTACAAGCTCTTCAAG GAGTGCGACCGGTCAGGCGACGAGCGGCTGGAGGGGCGGGAGCTGGAGGAGTTTTGCCGACGGCTGCTGCGGCGGCcggagctggaggagctttTTGGGCGTTACTCGGGCGAGGACCGTGTCCTGTCGGCCGAGGAGCTGCGGGATTTCCTACGGGATCAGGGCGAGGACGCCAGCCTGCGCCAGGCCTGCGCCATCATCCGTGCCTACGAGCTCAACGAGAAGG CCAGGCAGCAGGACTTGATGATGCTGGACGGCTTCATGATGTACCTCCTCTCGGCCGCCGGTGACATCCTCAACCAGGAGCACACCAAGGTGCACCAGGACATGAGCCAGCCCCTGTGCCACTACTtcatctcctcctcccacaACACCTACCTGACCCGCAACCAGATTGGTGGCACCAGCAGCACCGAAGCCTATGTCAG GGCACTGATGGCAGGATGCCGTTGCGTGGAGCTGGACTGCTGGGAAGGCTCTGATGGGGAACCTGTCGTCTACCATGGCCACACGCTCACCTCCAAAATCCTCTTCCGTGATGTCATTGAGAGCATCCGCGACTATGCCTTCAAG caaTCCCCCTACCCCGTCATCCTGTCCCTGGAGAACCACTGTGGGCTGGAGCAGCAGGCCACCATGGCCCGGCACATGAAGGCCATCCTGGGGGACATGCTGCTGACGCAGCCGCTGGAGGGGCAGGACCCCAATGACCTCCCGTCCCCGGAG cagctgaaggggAAGGTCCTGGTGAAGGGCAAGAAGCTGCCAGAACCATGGCATGAGCCCCAGGGTGTCACCTCCCTTCTGGaccctgaggaggaggaggaggaggaggaagaggaagaggaggagaagctgcaggAGAGAAGTAGGCAGCAG TCACTGCAGTCGCTGCAGGAGATCAAACCTCTGCAG GCCAAGGACGCATCACAGGTGGCCCCGGAGCTGTCGGCGGTGGTGGTGTACTGCCAGGCTGTCCCCTTCCCTGGCCTGGCCCATGCCCTgcgccacccccagccctgcgaGATGTCCTCCTTCAGCGAAAGGAAGGCTCGGAAGCTCATCAAGGAGGCGG GCCCGGCGCTGGTCCAGTACAACACCCGGCAGCTCAGCCGCATCTACCCGCTGGGGCTGAAGATGAACTCCTCCAACTACAACCCCCAGGAGATGTGGAATGCTGGCTGCCAGTTGG TGGCCCTCAACTTCCAGACACCGGGCTACGAGATGGACCTGAACGCCGGGCGCTTCCTGGGCAATGGGTGCTGTGGCTACGTGCTGAAGCCCccctgcctgcgcagccccccTGGAGAGGGGCCGCACTGCCTGGCGCTGCACATCAGG gTGATCACAGCGCAGCAGCTGCCCAAGCtgaacagggagaaggggagctCCATCGTGGACCCCTTCGTGCGGGTGGAGATCCACGGCATCCCGGCTGACTGCAGCAAGCAGCAGACCCACCACAAGCTCAACAACG GCTTCAACCCGCGCTGGGAGGAGACGCTGAGCTTCCAGCTGCGGGCGCCCGAGCTGGCCCTGGTGCGCTTCGTGGTGGAGGACTACGACAGCACCTCCTGCAATGACTTCGTGGGGCAGTTCACCCTGCCCCTGGCCAGCATGAGGGAAG GGTATCGGCACATCCATCTGCTCTCCAAGGATGGGGCATCCCTGTCTCCTGCCACGCTCTTTGTGCACGTTCGATGCAAGAGCTTGTGA